In Corylus avellana chromosome ca2, CavTom2PMs-1.0, the following proteins share a genomic window:
- the LOC132173060 gene encoding protein DEHYDRATION-INDUCED 19-like: MDSEFWTSRLAAAKRQYTLQHHHQSSHLDRLSIDDFEVDDEVRPDFPCPYCYEDFDIVSLCSHLEDEHSCESKVTVCPICSVKVTRDMLSHITLQHGHLFKLQRRRRLRRVAIPNSQALSLLGRDLREAHLQVLLGGGGYRSNNANVSTTATDPFLSSLILNFPASEAEEISKSVVTSAEDTPAKNAAPSHIWKSSFDPSLSYEEREKRIQQAAGRAGFMQDLFLTTMLDD; this comes from the exons ATGGACTCCGAGTTTTGGACCTCTCGACTCGCGGCTGCCAAGCGCCAATACACGCTCCAGCACCACCATCAGAGCTCCCACTTAG atCGGTTGAGCATCGATGATTTTGAGGTGGACGACGAGGTCCGACCCGACTTCCCATGCCCGTATTGTTACGAGGACTTCGACATCGTATCGCTTTGTTCGCATCTCGAAGACGAGCACTCTTGCGAGTCCAAAGTCACC GTTTGTCCCATTTGCTCTGTTAAAGTTACGCGGGACATGTTAAGTCATATCACACTGCAACATGGACACTTGTTCAAG TTGCAGAGACGACGTAGATTACGTAGAGTAGCAATTCCTAACAGTCAGGCACTGTCTCTCCTGGGCCGGGATCTTCGTGAGGCTCATCTCCAGGTGCTTCTAGGGGGTGGTGGATATCGGTCAAACAATGCTAATGTGTCTACAACTGCTACTGATCCATTCCTATCCTCACTTATTCTGAATTTTCCTGCATCTGAAGCAGAGGAGATTTCAAAATCTGTGGTAACCAGTGCTGAGGACACTCCTGCGAAAAATGCAGCACCATCACATATATGGAAATCAAG TTTTGATCCTTCTTTGAGCTACGAAGAGCGGGAAAAAAGGATTCAACAAGCCGCTGGAAGAGCCGGTTTTATGCAAGATCTTTTTCTGACAACAATGTTAGACGACTAA
- the LOC132171424 gene encoding uncharacterized protein At4g28440-like: MATSQQQQASASRRAEKRKPVFVKVDQLKPGTSGHTLIAKVLTSNTVLQKGRAASQHLRHTRIAECLIGDETATILFTARNDQVDLMKPEATVILRNAKIDMFKGSMRLAVDKWGRIEVTEPANFIVKEDNNLSLVEYELVNVIEE; the protein is encoded by the exons ATGGCGACGAGTCAGCAGCAGCAAGCGAGCGCGAGCAGAAGAGCGGAGAAGAGAAAGCCGGTGTTCGTGAAGGTGGATCAGCTAAAGCCAGGGACGAGCGGTCACACGCTGATCGCCAAGGTCTTGACCTCCAACACTGTCTTGCAGAAGGGCCGCGCGGCCTCTCAGCACCTCCGCCACACCCGCATCGCTGAGTGCCTCATCGGCGACGAAACAGCTACCATCCTCTTCACCGCTCGCAACGATCAAG TTGACTTGATGAAGCCAGAAGCCACTGTAATTCTTCGTAACGCAAAGATTGACATGTTTAAGGGGTCTATGAGGCTAGCTGTTGACAAATGGGGCCGCATTGAGGTTACTGAACCTGCTAACTTCATAGTTAAAGAGGATAACAATCTCTCCTTGGTTGAATATGAGTTGGTGAATGTAATCGAAGAGTGA